A genome region from Ammoniphilus oxalaticus includes the following:
- a CDS encoding glutamine--tRNA ligase/YqeY domain fusion protein: MESKTTSSNFIRNIVIEDLEAKRHDQIITRFPPEPNGYLHIGHAKSIVLNFELAAEFKGKTNLRFDDTNPLKEDQEFIDSIIEDVKWLGYGWDGLYYASDYFEEMYNRAIVLIKKGKAYVDDLTAEEIREYRGTLTGPGKESPYRNRSVEENLDLFERMRKGEFKDGEKVLRAKIDMSSPNLNMRDPVLYRIAHASHHQTGDKWCIYPMYDMAHPLEDAIEGITHSICTMEFEDHRPLYNWIVEECEMESQPRQIEFARLNLTNTVMSKRKLKQLVDNEFVDGWDDPRIPTISGLRRRGYTPDSIRAFCREIGVARNQSTVDTQMLEHFIREDLKLKAPRTMTVIDPLKVVITNYPEGEVEWLDAEINPENEEMGMRQIPFSREIYIERDDFMEVPPKGYRRLFPGNEVRLKHAYFVKCEEVIKNEQGEVVEIHCTYDPETKSGSGFTGRKVRGTIHWVEATQAIPAEFRLYEPLILDDVDSSEEEEEATFLDRVNPDSLQAMQGFVEPNMKDSEKQDKFQFFRHGYFNVDPKDTTEDKLVFNRIVSLRSSYKVPKK, encoded by the coding sequence ATGGAAAGTAAGACCACGTCCTCTAATTTCATTCGAAACATCGTTATTGAAGATCTGGAAGCGAAACGTCACGATCAAATTATTACTCGCTTTCCACCTGAGCCAAATGGTTATTTGCATATTGGACATGCCAAATCGATTGTGCTCAATTTTGAATTAGCGGCAGAATTCAAGGGGAAAACGAATCTGCGTTTTGACGACACGAATCCTCTAAAGGAAGATCAAGAATTTATTGATTCAATTATAGAAGATGTGAAATGGCTCGGCTATGGGTGGGACGGACTATATTATGCCTCTGATTATTTCGAGGAAATGTATAACCGAGCGATCGTACTTATTAAAAAGGGAAAAGCGTATGTGGATGATTTAACGGCCGAGGAAATTCGGGAATACCGCGGTACATTAACTGGACCTGGAAAGGAAAGCCCTTACCGTAATCGTTCAGTCGAAGAAAATCTGGATTTATTTGAACGGATGCGAAAGGGAGAGTTTAAAGACGGAGAAAAGGTGCTGCGAGCAAAGATTGATATGTCATCGCCAAACCTAAACATGCGCGATCCTGTATTGTATCGGATTGCTCACGCAAGTCATCATCAAACAGGTGATAAATGGTGCATTTATCCGATGTATGACATGGCTCACCCGCTTGAGGACGCTATCGAGGGGATTACACATTCGATCTGTACGATGGAATTTGAGGATCACCGACCGTTGTACAATTGGATTGTTGAAGAATGTGAGATGGAGTCACAGCCGCGTCAAATCGAATTTGCTCGTTTGAATCTAACGAATACGGTGATGAGCAAGCGAAAATTGAAGCAACTGGTTGATAATGAATTTGTCGACGGTTGGGACGATCCGCGTATTCCTACGATTTCTGGATTGCGTCGCCGTGGCTATACACCTGACTCCATTCGCGCCTTTTGCCGCGAAATTGGGGTGGCTCGTAATCAGAGCACAGTCGACACACAAATGTTAGAACACTTTATTCGCGAAGATTTGAAATTAAAAGCGCCGCGCACAATGACGGTCATCGATCCGCTCAAAGTTGTAATTACCAATTATCCTGAAGGCGAAGTGGAATGGTTAGACGCGGAAATTAATCCGGAGAACGAAGAGATGGGTATGCGCCAAATTCCTTTTTCTCGAGAAATTTATATCGAACGGGACGACTTTATGGAAGTTCCGCCAAAAGGGTATCGTCGCCTTTTCCCGGGGAATGAAGTGCGCCTGAAACACGCCTATTTTGTAAAATGCGAAGAAGTGATTAAGAATGAACAAGGGGAAGTTGTTGAAATTCATTGTACATACGATCCTGAAACGAAGAGCGGTTCAGGATTCACAGGGCGAAAAGTGAGGGGAACGATCCACTGGGTTGAAGCGACGCAAGCGATCCCCGCGGAATTCCGCCTGTATGAACCATTGATATTGGATGATGTGGATAGCAGTGAAGAGGAAGAAGAGGCAACTTTTTTAGATCGTGTTAATCCCGACTCATTACAAGCGATGCAAGGCTTTGTAGAACCGAACATGAAGGATTCGGAAAAGCAAGATAAATTCCAGTTTTTCCGCCACGGTTATTTCAATGTTGACCCGAAAGATACGACGGAGGACAAGCTAGTGTTTAATCGCATTGTCTCGCTCAGAAGTTCGTATAAAGTGCCGAAGAAATAA
- a CDS encoding glycine C-acetyltransferase, translated as MRGDGFVSEKLATFLEQNITELKQKGLYNVIDPLQGANGPMITIAGQQLINLSSNNYLGLATDDRLKQKAKEAIDQYGVGAGAVRTINGTLELHIQLEEKLAQFKQTEAAIAYQSGFNCNMAAISAVMDRHDAILSDELNHASIIDGCRLSRAKVIRFNHADMDDLRAKAKEATQSGQYQKVMVITDGVFSMDGNIAKLPEIVEIAEQYDLITYVDDAHGSGVLGKGAGTVKHFGLSDRIDFQMGTLSKAIGVVGGYVAGKKQLIDWLKVRSRPFLFSTSLTPADTAASLEALEILMNSTELVDQLWRNGDYLKQGLKKLGYDIGMSETPITPCIIGDEQQTQTFSQRLHELGVYAKAIVFPTVPRGTGRARNMPTAAHTKEMLDQALSVYEQVGKEMSII; from the coding sequence ATGAGAGGGGACGGGTTTGTGTCGGAGAAACTTGCAACATTTTTGGAGCAGAACATCACAGAATTAAAACAAAAAGGACTCTATAATGTGATTGATCCTTTACAAGGCGCGAATGGACCGATGATTACGATTGCCGGGCAACAGTTAATCAATCTGTCTTCGAATAATTATCTCGGTTTGGCGACCGACGATCGTTTAAAGCAGAAAGCGAAAGAGGCGATTGATCAATATGGGGTTGGGGCCGGGGCCGTGCGTACGATAAACGGCACATTGGAACTACACATTCAACTAGAGGAAAAGTTAGCTCAATTTAAACAGACAGAGGCGGCGATTGCCTATCAGTCTGGGTTTAACTGTAATATGGCGGCCATATCGGCGGTAATGGACCGACATGACGCGATTCTTTCAGATGAATTGAACCACGCTTCGATCATCGATGGATGCCGATTGTCGAGAGCGAAAGTTATTCGTTTTAATCATGCGGATATGGACGATTTACGAGCGAAAGCGAAAGAGGCGACACAGTCCGGACAGTATCAAAAGGTGATGGTGATTACGGATGGCGTGTTTTCCATGGATGGAAATATTGCCAAGCTACCTGAAATTGTAGAGATTGCGGAACAATATGACCTGATTACTTATGTGGATGATGCTCATGGCTCGGGGGTATTGGGGAAAGGGGCCGGTACGGTCAAGCATTTTGGGTTATCGGATCGAATCGATTTTCAGATGGGGACACTGTCAAAGGCGATTGGTGTTGTCGGTGGGTATGTGGCCGGGAAAAAGCAGCTTATCGATTGGTTAAAAGTGCGCAGCCGTCCATTTCTTTTTTCAACTTCATTAACGCCAGCAGATACGGCCGCTTCTTTGGAAGCGCTTGAGATACTTATGAATAGTACTGAACTAGTTGATCAACTTTGGCGCAATGGGGATTACTTAAAACAGGGTTTGAAAAAGCTAGGATATGATATTGGGATGAGCGAAACGCCAATCACACCTTGTATTATCGGGGATGAACAACAAACACAGACCTTTAGTCAACGCTTGCATGAGCTCGGCGTGTATGCGAAAGCGATTGTCTTCCCTACGGTGCCTAGGGGAACGGGCCGCGCGCGAAATATGCCGACAGCCGCCCATACGAAAGAAATGTTGGATCAGGCGTTGTCTGTTTATGAACAGGTTGGCAAAGAAATGAGTATCATTTAA
- the gndA gene encoding NADP-dependent phosphogluconate dehydrogenase, translated as MQQIGVIGLAVMGKNLALNIESRGYRVSVYNRSRERTEEFVQEAVGKQIVAAYTLEEFVQSLETPRKVLIMVKAGEPTDATIEQLKPLLDPGDIIIDGGNAYFPDTLRRSAQLEAEGFRFIGMGVSGGEEGALKGPSLMPGGPKDAYQLVEPILTAIAAKVDGDSCCTYIGPGGAGHYVKMVHNGIEYGDMQLISEAYHILKGTLGLEANELHEIFSNWNQGELDSYLIEITADIFTKMDPDTNKPLVDLILDSAGQKGTGKWTSQSALELGVPLSIITESVFARFLSSMKEERVAASEILKGPQPTPFTGDRAEFIEAVRKALYASKICSYAQGFAQMKAASEAYDWNLRYGEIAMIFRGGCIIRAQFLQNIKQAYDHNANLTNLLLDSYFQQIVTDYQAAWRQVVSVAVAQGIPVPGFSSALSYFDGYRSAQLPANLIQAQRDYFGAHTYQRIDREGVFHFKWFE; from the coding sequence ATGCAACAAATTGGCGTCATTGGACTGGCTGTGATGGGTAAAAATTTAGCGTTAAATATTGAAAGCCGCGGGTACCGTGTATCTGTGTATAATCGTTCGCGGGAACGAACCGAGGAGTTTGTTCAAGAGGCTGTTGGAAAGCAAATTGTAGCGGCCTATACGTTGGAGGAATTTGTTCAATCCTTAGAAACTCCGCGCAAAGTGCTGATCATGGTTAAAGCTGGCGAACCGACAGATGCGACGATCGAACAACTGAAGCCGCTGCTTGATCCTGGCGATATTATTATTGATGGCGGTAACGCTTATTTTCCGGATACGTTACGGAGGAGCGCGCAGTTGGAAGCGGAAGGATTTCGGTTTATCGGAATGGGCGTCTCTGGCGGAGAAGAGGGGGCGTTGAAAGGTCCATCGTTAATGCCAGGCGGTCCCAAGGATGCTTATCAATTAGTGGAACCGATTTTAACGGCCATTGCGGCAAAAGTGGATGGGGATTCATGCTGTACGTATATAGGTCCAGGCGGAGCGGGTCATTATGTGAAGATGGTCCATAATGGGATTGAATATGGCGACATGCAATTGATCTCTGAGGCCTACCACATTCTGAAAGGAACGCTTGGTTTAGAAGCCAATGAACTTCATGAGATTTTCTCCAATTGGAACCAAGGAGAGCTCGATAGTTACTTGATCGAGATTACGGCTGACATATTTACCAAAATGGACCCGGACACGAACAAGCCATTGGTCGATCTGATCCTCGATTCGGCTGGGCAAAAAGGGACAGGCAAGTGGACGAGTCAAAGCGCCTTAGAACTGGGCGTGCCGTTATCAATTATTACGGAATCTGTTTTTGCCCGCTTTTTGTCGTCGATGAAGGAAGAACGGGTCGCCGCTAGCGAGATTTTGAAAGGTCCCCAGCCGACGCCATTTACAGGTGATCGCGCTGAATTTATTGAAGCGGTACGCAAAGCGTTGTATGCGAGTAAAATCTGTTCCTATGCGCAAGGTTTTGCCCAGATGAAAGCTGCATCTGAAGCGTATGATTGGAATCTGCGATACGGTGAGATTGCGATGATTTTTAGGGGCGGTTGTATCATTAGAGCTCAATTTTTGCAAAATATTAAACAGGCGTATGATCACAACGCTAACTTAACAAATTTGTTGCTGGACTCCTATTTTCAACAGATTGTTACCGATTATCAGGCGGCTTGGCGTCAAGTCGTGTCTGTCGCCGTTGCCCAAGGGATTCCTGTCCCAGGCTTTTCAAGCGCATTGTCCTATTTTGATGGTTATCGAAGCGCCCAGTTGCCAGCCAACCTTATTCAAGCGCAGCGTGATTATTTCGGGGCGCACACGTATCAACGGATCGATCGAGAAGGTGTATTCCATTTTAAATGGTTTGAATAA
- a CDS encoding gluconokinase: MYVIGLDIGTTNTKAVVFDTEGNVIAQHQQQYTLTIPRPDYAEQNPRMLLNAAVHAIQQVVRESKQSNFIGVGISAAMHSLLLIDEQHRPLTEVITWADNRSAEQATLIRQQFGLHLYERTGTPIHPMAPVSKLLWYKQNQPALFKRTAKFVSFKDYMLFQWFGRYVTDYSIASASGLFNLKSLDWDAKILDWLGIRKEQLPIAVPTTYPLRGLNPHWARQLGLHPDTPFIIGASDGCLANLGIGAIEPDELAITIGTSGAIRAVVGQPLIDPKMRSFCYALTDKHWVIGGPTNNGGLVLQWFRDQLATGVSLEQLTREAASVPPGSDGLLCLPYLTGERAPIWNADARGTFFGVMLHHQRAHFTRAIMEGVIFCLYRIGQALQELTGDFHTLRASGGFAQSPLWCQILADVFGIEVNVPESHQSSSWGAAILVLLAMGKIERIDAFRDRLGEKQRYLPNQNRHQTYQQLHPLFEELSAALTGPFGKIAAMQREQK; the protein is encoded by the coding sequence ATGTATGTAATCGGACTAGATATCGGCACAACAAACACGAAAGCGGTTGTTTTTGACACGGAGGGGAACGTCATCGCCCAACATCAACAACAATATACGCTAACGATTCCGCGACCCGACTATGCGGAACAAAATCCGCGAATGCTGCTCAATGCCGCGGTCCACGCTATTCAGCAGGTCGTTCGTGAATCCAAGCAATCCAACTTCATTGGGGTTGGGATCAGCGCGGCGATGCATTCCTTGCTTTTGATTGACGAACAACACCGACCGTTAACAGAGGTCATCACCTGGGCGGATAATCGAAGCGCTGAACAAGCAACGCTGATTCGCCAGCAGTTTGGGCTTCATTTATACGAACGAACTGGAACGCCTATTCACCCGATGGCTCCTGTAAGTAAGTTATTGTGGTACAAGCAAAACCAACCCGCCTTATTCAAGCGGACCGCAAAATTTGTATCGTTTAAAGATTATATGCTGTTTCAATGGTTTGGTCGGTATGTGACCGACTATTCAATCGCTTCTGCAAGCGGTTTGTTTAACCTTAAGTCTTTAGACTGGGACGCCAAAATCTTGGATTGGCTTGGGATCCGTAAAGAACAATTGCCCATCGCTGTTCCAACAACATACCCGTTACGAGGACTCAATCCACATTGGGCTCGCCAGCTCGGACTCCATCCCGATACACCTTTTATCATTGGCGCCAGCGATGGTTGCTTAGCCAATCTAGGAATCGGCGCGATTGAACCCGACGAACTAGCCATTACAATTGGTACAAGCGGAGCGATCCGCGCTGTCGTTGGGCAACCGTTGATCGATCCGAAAATGCGCTCGTTTTGCTACGCGCTCACAGATAAACATTGGGTAATTGGCGGACCAACAAATAACGGAGGGCTCGTGTTGCAGTGGTTTCGTGATCAGTTAGCGACGGGTGTCTCCCTTGAGCAATTAACTAGAGAAGCCGCCAGCGTTCCCCCTGGCAGTGATGGACTACTCTGCTTACCCTATTTAACGGGCGAACGGGCGCCCATTTGGAACGCGGATGCGCGCGGAACCTTTTTCGGGGTGATGTTACATCATCAACGCGCTCATTTTACACGGGCAATTATGGAAGGCGTTATTTTTTGTTTATACCGAATCGGGCAAGCATTACAAGAGTTAACAGGGGATTTCCATACGTTGCGCGCTTCGGGCGGGTTTGCGCAATCACCGCTTTGGTGTCAAATTTTAGCCGATGTGTTCGGAATTGAAGTCAATGTTCCAGAAAGTCATCAAAGTTCAAGTTGGGGAGCGGCGATTCTCGTTTTGCTGGCAATGGGTAAAATTGAACGGATTGATGCTTTCCGCGATAGGCTTGGAGAAAAACAACGGTATCTTCCAAATCAAAACCGTCACCAAACCTATCAGCAACTACATCCCCTTTTTGAGGAACTCTCTGCCGCTTTAACCGGGCCATTCGGGAAAATCGCCGCTATGCAAAGAGAACAAAAATAA
- the larB gene encoding nickel pincer cofactor biosynthesis protein LarB, with translation MDSFEDMGFSKVDIGREERTGYPEVIFGQGKTVEQVQAIFTRLVEAHDRAMVTRASAEMADAIKTAFPDAMFDPIARMITYGQCPQKYKGTVMVLCAGTSDVPVAEEAAQTAAWMGCEVERVYDVGVAGIDRLLAYREKIRAAYVLIVVAGMEGALASVIGGMVRRPVIAVPTSVGYGAHLHGLTPLLSMLTSCAAGVTVVNIDNGFGAGYSAAMMQQLVLEAGQK, from the coding sequence ATGGATTCTTTTGAGGATATGGGCTTTAGTAAAGTAGATATCGGTCGCGAAGAGCGAACGGGTTATCCTGAAGTGATCTTTGGACAAGGGAAGACGGTCGAACAAGTTCAGGCGATTTTTACTCGTCTCGTCGAAGCGCATGATCGGGCAATGGTTACGCGCGCTTCGGCGGAAATGGCGGACGCGATTAAAACAGCGTTTCCTGATGCTATGTTCGATCCGATCGCTAGAATGATCACATATGGACAGTGTCCGCAAAAATATAAAGGAACCGTAATGGTGCTCTGCGCGGGGACATCAGATGTGCCGGTTGCTGAAGAAGCGGCTCAGACGGCGGCTTGGATGGGCTGCGAAGTGGAACGCGTATATGATGTTGGCGTGGCGGGAATTGATCGGTTGCTTGCTTATCGGGAAAAGATTCGGGCGGCCTATGTGTTGATTGTTGTCGCGGGGATGGAGGGCGCATTAGCCAGTGTGATCGGAGGGATGGTGCGTAGACCGGTTATCGCTGTGCCGACTTCAGTTGGTTATGGGGCTCATTTGCATGGGTTGACCCCTTTGCTTTCCATGCTCACTTCTTGCGCGGCTGGCGTGACAGTCGTAAACATCGATAATGGTTTTGGGGCGGGCTATTCAGCCGCGATGATGCAACAGCTTGTTTTGGAGGCGGGACAAAAATGA
- a CDS encoding DEAD/DEAH box helicase, translating to MATFYEFGIHHNLLRALSEMGFEEATPIQAETIPIALTGQDLIGQAQTGTGKTAAFGIPLIEKIDETNGQIQAVILAPTRELAVQVAEEINRICQYNSVKALPIYGGQDINRQIRALRNKPQIIVATPGRFMDHMRRKTIRLHAIETVVLDEADEMLNMGFVEDIQTILQEIPDERQTLLFSATMPRAIQDIAQRFMNNPQIIKVKAKEMTVPNITQQYIELPEKQKFDVLCRLLDIHSPELAIVFGRTKRRVDELAEALHKRGYGAEGIHGDLNQAKRDTVLRRFKESSIEVLVATDVAARGLDISGVTHVYNFDVPQDPESYVHRIGRTGRAGKTGLAITLVTPREMDHLRVIERLTKRKMDREAVPSLAEVMEGQQRIALDKLLETANEGDLQSYKTLSQQLLEETDSVTLLAAALKLLTKEPSTIPVQLTAEAPLRSKKRNFDSKGKGGGGNRGRGGGYKGDRGGQYNRGRDQQGGGGGQRSGGRKQSAKRTRKATAGSGANSR from the coding sequence TTGGCTACATTTTATGAATTTGGCATTCACCATAATTTGCTTCGCGCATTAAGTGAGATGGGTTTTGAAGAAGCGACCCCGATTCAAGCGGAAACGATCCCGATCGCATTAACAGGACAGGATCTGATTGGTCAAGCCCAAACAGGAACAGGGAAAACAGCTGCATTTGGTATACCGTTAATTGAAAAGATTGACGAAACAAACGGCCAGATCCAAGCTGTAATTTTAGCCCCGACAAGGGAATTGGCTGTGCAAGTGGCCGAAGAGATAAATCGAATTTGTCAGTATAATTCGGTTAAAGCTTTACCGATTTACGGCGGCCAAGATATTAATCGTCAAATTAGAGCGTTAAGAAACAAACCACAAATTATCGTGGCTACGCCTGGACGGTTTATGGATCATATGCGCAGAAAGACCATTCGTTTGCATGCGATCGAAACGGTTGTATTGGATGAAGCGGATGAGATGTTAAACATGGGTTTTGTCGAGGATATTCAAACGATTCTTCAGGAGATTCCAGACGAGAGACAGACGTTGTTATTTTCAGCGACGATGCCGCGGGCTATCCAGGACATTGCCCAACGTTTTATGAACAATCCTCAAATCATTAAAGTGAAAGCGAAGGAAATGACGGTTCCTAATATTACGCAACAATACATTGAGTTGCCAGAGAAGCAAAAGTTTGATGTATTGTGTCGTTTGTTGGACATTCATTCCCCAGAACTTGCAATTGTGTTCGGCAGAACGAAGCGAAGAGTTGATGAATTAGCGGAGGCGTTGCATAAACGCGGGTATGGAGCCGAAGGGATTCATGGGGACTTAAACCAAGCGAAGCGTGATACGGTTTTGCGTCGCTTTAAGGAAAGTTCAATTGAAGTGCTTGTCGCTACTGATGTCGCGGCTAGAGGATTGGACATTAGCGGTGTGACGCATGTTTATAATTTTGATGTGCCGCAAGATCCAGAAAGCTATGTGCACCGTATCGGGCGTACAGGTCGAGCGGGTAAAACAGGATTAGCGATCACACTTGTGACACCGCGAGAAATGGATCATTTACGAGTCATCGAAAGATTAACAAAGCGTAAAATGGATCGTGAAGCGGTGCCATCGTTGGCAGAAGTGATGGAGGGACAACAACGAATTGCGCTCGATAAGCTGTTGGAGACAGCAAACGAAGGCGATTTGCAGTCGTACAAGACATTATCGCAGCAGTTGCTAGAGGAAACGGACTCGGTCACGTTGCTTGCTGCGGCTTTAAAATTATTGACAAAAGAGCCAAGCACGATTCCTGTCCAACTAACAGCGGAAGCTCCTTTGCGCTCGAAAAAGCGTAACTTTGATTCAAAAGGCAAAGGCGGCGGTGGAAACAGGGGCCGTGGCGGCGGCTATAAAGGAGATCGCGGCGGTCAATATAATCGCGGACGAGATCAACAAGGCGGCGGTGGCGGTCAACGTTCAGGCGGTCGCAAGCAGTCGGCCAAGCGGACAAGAAAAGCTACGGCTGGGAGCGGGGCCAACTCTAGGTAG
- the larC gene encoding nickel pincer cofactor biosynthesis protein LarC: protein MKTLYLDCFAGIAGDMTLAALLDLGADLDYITEYLRRLPIDPFKMETQSVVKQGISAKYLQLQIEGGAGEADHGHHHHNHSHEHHDHSHGHGHSHHHDDHHDHDHHEHRHAAEILAMIEQSELPARVKQRSLAIFQVIAEAEGKIHGMDPSEVHFHEVGAMDSIIDTIGVCLALESLGIDHIIASPVATGKGYAQMAHGLYPIPAPATLELLKGIPLADLEVQGELTTPTGAGILKALVQQFKSNPTGIVERIGYGAGTKDFAHPNVLRAMLLDGEADKAGPDQEQVFILEAQVDDMTGEALGYAMEALFSAGALDVYYTPIFMKKNRPGILITVIAHAEAVDACEQTLLVETTTLGVRHSTWKRVALQRQFIEVQTVYGAITVKQALRGDQLLNQAPEYEDVAQAAKRYDVPFLEVYQTALKQLKR from the coding sequence ATGAAGACATTGTATTTAGATTGCTTTGCGGGGATTGCTGGAGATATGACGTTAGCCGCATTGCTCGATCTGGGGGCTGATCTCGATTATATTACCGAATATCTACGGCGACTACCGATCGATCCGTTTAAAATGGAGACGCAGTCGGTAGTAAAACAAGGGATTTCCGCTAAATATCTACAACTCCAGATCGAAGGCGGCGCAGGAGAGGCTGACCATGGCCACCATCATCATAATCACAGCCATGAACACCACGATCATAGTCACGGTCACGGTCACAGTCATCATCACGATGATCACCACGACCATGATCATCATGAACACCGCCACGCCGCGGAAATTTTGGCGATGATTGAACAAAGCGAACTGCCTGCCCGCGTGAAACAGCGGAGCCTGGCTATTTTTCAAGTGATTGCGGAGGCGGAAGGAAAGATCCATGGGATGGATCCGAGCGAGGTTCACTTTCATGAAGTGGGAGCGATGGATTCGATCATTGATACGATTGGTGTTTGTCTCGCCCTAGAGAGCTTAGGAATTGATCATATCATCGCTTCACCCGTTGCGACGGGAAAAGGGTACGCTCAAATGGCGCATGGACTTTATCCGATTCCCGCGCCAGCGACATTGGAATTGCTAAAAGGGATTCCGTTAGCGGATCTAGAGGTTCAAGGTGAATTGACGACGCCGACAGGCGCGGGAATCTTGAAGGCGTTAGTCCAACAGTTTAAATCCAATCCAACGGGGATCGTCGAACGAATTGGGTATGGCGCGGGAACGAAAGATTTTGCCCATCCAAACGTATTGCGGGCGATGTTACTGGATGGAGAGGCGGACAAAGCGGGGCCTGATCAGGAGCAGGTTTTCATTTTAGAAGCGCAAGTGGATGATATGACGGGCGAAGCATTGGGCTATGCAATGGAAGCGTTGTTTTCCGCGGGAGCCCTTGATGTGTACTACACGCCTATTTTTATGAAGAAAAACCGTCCGGGTATCCTCATTACCGTAATTGCTCATGCTGAAGCGGTTGATGCTTGTGAACAGACACTACTCGTCGAGACGACAACATTAGGTGTGAGGCATTCAACTTGGAAAAGAGTTGCGTTGCAACGTCAATTTATTGAAGTCCAGACGGTATATGGGGCAATCACAGTTAAACAAGCGTTGCGCGGGGATCAACTGCTGAATCAGGCCCCTGAATATGAGGATGTCGCTCAAGCGGCTAAACGGTATGATGTTCCATTTTTGGAAGTGTATCAGACGGCGTTAAAACAATTGAAACGGTAA